One Moorella sp. E308F DNA segment encodes these proteins:
- a CDS encoding quinate 5-dehydrogenase: MKRVVSISLGSSKRDHQVEAEFLGEKFRIERIGTDGDMERMINLIRELDGQVDAFGLGGMDLYIRVGTRRYLLRDAAKIVRAARLTPIVDGGGLKDTLERRVIAYLAREGILDFRGKRVLMVSAVDRFGMAEALDAAGADLICGDLIFGLGIPVPIRSLAKFQRVAYLAAPFVRLLPFKLLYPTGKEQEKIDNRYQRYYEGAEIVAGDFLFIRRYLPPELPGRVIITNTVTSADIEELRRRGIKTLITTTPEFNGRSFGTNVMEGVLLTLSGKKPEDVTPEDYNRLLDRLEFKPRIVNLN; the protein is encoded by the coding sequence ATGAAACGAGTGGTCAGCATCAGCCTGGGTTCCTCTAAACGGGATCACCAGGTGGAAGCTGAATTCCTGGGAGAAAAGTTCCGCATCGAGCGCATCGGTACCGACGGCGATATGGAGCGGATGATTAATCTTATCCGGGAACTGGACGGGCAGGTGGATGCCTTCGGCCTGGGAGGGATGGACCTCTACATCCGGGTAGGCACCAGGCGTTATCTCCTCCGGGATGCGGCTAAAATAGTCCGGGCGGCCCGGCTGACTCCCATAGTGGACGGCGGCGGCTTAAAGGATACCCTGGAGCGCCGGGTGATAGCCTACCTGGCCCGGGAAGGTATCCTGGATTTCCGGGGGAAAAGGGTGCTCATGGTTAGCGCCGTCGACCGTTTTGGCATGGCTGAAGCCCTGGACGCTGCCGGGGCCGATCTTATTTGCGGCGACCTGATTTTTGGCCTGGGTATACCCGTACCCATCCGTTCCCTGGCAAAATTCCAGCGGGTGGCCTACCTGGCGGCACCCTTTGTACGCCTGCTGCCCTTTAAACTCCTTTATCCTACGGGTAAAGAGCAGGAGAAGATCGACAACCGCTATCAGCGTTATTACGAAGGGGCGGAGATTGTTGCCGGGGATTTCCTCTTTATTCGCCGTTACCTTCCCCCGGAGCTGCCGGGGCGGGTAATAATCACCAATACCGTTACCAGCGCCGACATCGAAGAACTGCGCCGCCGGGGTATTAAAACTTTGATAACTACCACGCCGGAATTTAACGGCCGCTCCTTCGGTACCAACGTCATGGAAGGCGTGCTCTTAACCTTGAGCGGAAAAAAGCCGGAGGATGTCACCCCGGAAGATTACAACCGCCTCCTGGACCGGCTGGAATTTAAACCACGCATCGTAAATTTGAATTGA
- the greA gene encoding transcription elongation factor GreA, whose translation MAEKETLLTLSGLKKLEEELEYLKSVKRREVAERLKQAIEFGDLSENSEYEDAKNEQAFIEGRILTLEKKLRNARVIDASEVPGDVVSLGSRVTLKDLDAGEELQYEIVGSMEADPAENRISNESPVGKAILGHRIGEIINIQVPAGTLRYQIVNITRGQ comes from the coding sequence ATGGCAGAAAAAGAAACCTTATTAACCCTGAGCGGATTGAAGAAGCTGGAAGAAGAGCTGGAGTACCTTAAATCTGTAAAAAGGCGGGAGGTCGCCGAACGTTTAAAGCAGGCCATTGAGTTCGGCGACCTCAGCGAGAACTCTGAATACGAGGACGCCAAAAACGAGCAGGCCTTCATTGAAGGCCGTATTCTTACCCTGGAAAAAAAGCTGCGTAACGCCAGGGTTATTGACGCCAGCGAGGTACCTGGTGACGTTGTCTCCCTCGGCTCCCGGGTCACTTTAAAGGACTTGGACGCAGGGGAGGAACTGCAATACGAAATTGTCGGCTCTATGGAAGCCGATCCGGCAGAGAATCGGATTTCCAACGAGTCGCCGGTAGGCAAGGCCATCCTGGGCCATCGTATTGGAGAAATAATAAATATTCAGGTACCGGCCGGAACCCTGCGTTACCAGATAGTAAATATAACCAGAGGGCAATAG
- a CDS encoding polysaccharide biosynthesis protein, with amino-acid sequence MHKFAFMIHPLDISDITRKFPLARHLPSSLLERATRYLPPLKTSHITGVRSPYAETEGWFVACPLTSRQMVSLPEKFVMERIISTGRLAEKLGAEILGLGAMTSVVGDAGITVARNLNIAVTTGNSYTVATAIEATEKAAAMMDIDLPRAEVAIVGATGSIGAVCAKILARRCQHLTLVARNEAKLFRLAGEIKDMTGVKARITSHSQEAIRRADVIITVTSAVDTIIEPGDLKPGAVVCDVARPRDVSRRVAEMRDDVLVIDGGVVEVPGNVNFNFNFGYPPGLAYACMAETMILALEGRIENFTLGRELTVEQIDTINRLAAKHGFRVAGFRSFELPVSEARVAAIREQARRKAALPR; translated from the coding sequence TTGCACAAGTTCGCCTTCATGATCCACCCCCTGGATATCAGTGATATTACCAGGAAATTTCCTCTCGCCCGCCACTTGCCCTCCAGTCTCCTGGAACGGGCGACACGTTATCTCCCCCCTTTGAAAACCTCGCACATTACCGGCGTCCGTTCTCCCTACGCAGAAACTGAAGGGTGGTTTGTAGCCTGTCCCCTGACTTCACGCCAGATGGTAAGCCTGCCGGAAAAATTTGTAATGGAACGGATTATTAGCACCGGCCGCCTGGCGGAAAAACTGGGCGCCGAGATCCTGGGCCTGGGGGCCATGACTTCCGTAGTCGGCGATGCCGGGATTACCGTGGCCCGCAATTTAAATATAGCGGTGACCACGGGCAACAGTTATACCGTAGCTACGGCCATAGAAGCTACGGAAAAGGCGGCGGCCATGATGGATATTGACCTGCCCCGGGCCGAGGTAGCTATTGTTGGGGCCACAGGTTCCATTGGCGCCGTGTGCGCTAAAATCCTGGCCCGGCGCTGCCAGCATCTAACCCTTGTTGCCCGCAATGAAGCTAAACTGTTCCGCCTGGCCGGTGAGATAAAGGATATGACTGGTGTAAAGGCCAGGATAACCAGCCATTCCCAGGAAGCCATCCGTCGCGCCGATGTTATTATCACCGTTACCTCAGCGGTAGACACCATCATTGAGCCCGGGGACCTGAAGCCGGGAGCGGTAGTCTGCGACGTAGCCCGGCCCCGGGATGTTTCCCGGCGAGTAGCCGAGATGCGCGACGACGTGCTGGTGATTGACGGCGGGGTGGTCGAGGTACCGGGCAATGTCAACTTTAACTTTAATTTTGGTTACCCGCCGGGTTTAGCCTATGCCTGCATGGCCGAAACCATGATCCTGGCCCTGGAGGGGAGAATTGAAAACTTTACCCTGGGCCGAGAGTTAACGGTAGAACAGATTGATACCATTAACCGCCTGGCGGCCAAACACGGCTTTCGCGTGGCCGGCTTCCGTAGTTTTGAGCTCCCGGTTTCCGAAGCCAGGGTGGCAGCCATCCGCGAGCAGGCCCGACGCAAAGCAGCCCTGCCTCGTTAA